CATTGAAGCAGAACCAAAACAGGCTGTCATCGTTACTGAGGCAACAGAAGTTCGCTTTAATCCAGAAGCTGTTGAATTTGATGAAGAAAAAGTTCTTGATGTTACTTACGAAGATATTGGTGGACTTACTGATGAAATCAAAAAGGTTCGTGAAATGATTGAACTCCCTCTCAAATATCCAGAAATTTTTGAACGTTTAGGTATTGAGCCACCAAAAGGGGTCTTGTTACACGGTCCACCAGGAACTGGAAAGACGTTGCTCGCGAAAGCTGTCGCAAACGAAACAAACTCCCATTTTATTTTAATCAATGGTCCAGAAGTTATGAGTAAGTTTTATGGTCAAAGCGAACAAAATATTCGCAAGAAATTTGAAGAAGCAGAAAAGAACGCTCCTTCTATTATTTTTATTGACGAAATTGACGCGATCGCTATCAAACGAGAAGACAGTCATGGTGAAGTGGAGCGACGTGTTGTCGCGCAATTGCTTGCATTGATGGATGGTTTGAAATCTCGAGGGAAAGTTGTTGTCATTGCGGCAACAAACATTCCTGACGCGATTGATTCCGCGCTCAGACGACCTGGTCGTTTTGATCGCGAACTTGAAATTGGTGTTCCTGGTAAAGAAGCACGCCTCAATATTTTGAAAATTCACACGAGAAACATGCCGCTCACTAAGGGGTTTGATCTCAAACGCTTTGCAGATATTACGCACGGATTTGTTGGTGCTGATCTTGCATCACTCACGAAAGAAGCCGCGATGGTTGTTTTGCGTCGCTTGCTTCCTGATCTGAAATTAAAAGAAAATGAACCTATTCCAAAAGAATTTTTAGAAAAACTGAAAATTGGCACTGAAGATTTTATTGAAGCACTGCGAACTGTTCGCCCAAGCGCAATGCGCGAAGTGCTTGTTGAAGTGCCCAACATTAAATGGGATGATGTTGGTGGTCTCGGAAACGTCAAACAAGAATTGCGTGAAGCAGTCGAGTGGCCACTCAAATTTCCTGAAGCATATGGTAATTTAGGAGTAAAACCTCCACAAGGTATTCTCCTTTATGGTCCTCCTGGCACAGGGAAAACATTGCTCGCGAAAGCAGTCGCAAAAGAATGCGAAGCAAATTTTATTTTAGTGAAAGGTCCTGAACTGTTGAGTAAATGGGTTGGAGAAAGTGAAAAAGCTGTCCGTAAAGTTTTCAAACGCGCGCGACAAACAAGTCCCACTATTATCTTTTTTGATGAGATTGACGCACTTGCGCCAAAGCGTGGTCCAGCTTCTTCAAGCAATGTGACTGAGCGCGTTGTCAATCAATTATTGACGGAAATTGATGGGCTCGAAGACTTGACTAATGTTGTTGTTGTCGCTGCAACCAACAGACCAGATATTTTAGACACCGCGCTTTTACGCCCAGGGCGATTTGATCGAATTATTTTAGTTTCTGTTCCTGACCTTGAAGCAAGGCGAGCAATCCTCGGGGTTCACGCAAAAAATATGCCGCTCACTCCTGACGTTGATCTTGACGATATCGCGAAGCGAACAGAAGGATATGTTGGCGCGGACATTGAAGCTGTTTGTCGAGAAGCAGCAATCTTTGTTTTGCGCGAAGATATTAACGCGAAGAAAGTCACAATGAAAGCGTTTAATCAGGCGCTTGAAAAAGTGAAACCTTCTGTGACGAAAGAAATTGAAGAATCGTATAAACAAATGGAAGGCTACTTCAAACAAGCGCACGCGAAGGAAATGGATAAGCAGACATATTATGGGTAGTGTTTTATTTTGTTGTCTTAGATTCGCTTCGTTGCTTTTGAATCACTATTCTTTCTTTTTTAATAAAGTATTTTCTTTTAATAAAATAAAATGATAAGTTGTGTATGT
The sequence above is drawn from the Candidatus Woesearchaeota archaeon genome and encodes:
- a CDS encoding CDC48 family AAA ATPase encodes the protein MTGKTTKLKVAEAIQDDVNKGIVRIDSNFMHELGIRPGDIVEIKGERICYGIADRAYPGDIGLNIMRMDGIMRRNAKTGIGEIVHVKRGIVKEAKRVTIAPAQKGILIRASPAIFKQGLLGRPVLKGDIVSLGGTSRRRNTMNNSPFFNDIFSVLDEGMAGFGFSDIRFIVIEAEPKQAVIVTEATEVRFNPEAVEFDEEKVLDVTYEDIGGLTDEIKKVREMIELPLKYPEIFERLGIEPPKGVLLHGPPGTGKTLLAKAVANETNSHFILINGPEVMSKFYGQSEQNIRKKFEEAEKNAPSIIFIDEIDAIAIKREDSHGEVERRVVAQLLALMDGLKSRGKVVVIAATNIPDAIDSALRRPGRFDRELEIGVPGKEARLNILKIHTRNMPLTKGFDLKRFADITHGFVGADLASLTKEAAMVVLRRLLPDLKLKENEPIPKEFLEKLKIGTEDFIEALRTVRPSAMREVLVEVPNIKWDDVGGLGNVKQELREAVEWPLKFPEAYGNLGVKPPQGILLYGPPGTGKTLLAKAVAKECEANFILVKGPELLSKWVGESEKAVRKVFKRARQTSPTIIFFDEIDALAPKRGPASSSNVTERVVNQLLTEIDGLEDLTNVVVVAATNRPDILDTALLRPGRFDRIILVSVPDLEARRAILGVHAKNMPLTPDVDLDDIAKRTEGYVGADIEAVCREAAIFVLREDINAKKVTMKAFNQALEKVKPSVTKEIEESYKQMEGYFKQAHAKEMDKQTYYG